The nucleotide sequence CTCTCGACGAAGCTCTGGCGGCGCCCCTCCGACTTGGTCGACGGCTCACCGCCGTCGAAGCCCGCGGCGATGACGGTGACGCGCACCTCGTCGCCGAGGGTGTCGTCGATGACCGCGCCGAAGATGATGTTGGCCTCGGGATGCACGGCCTCCTGAACGAGGCGGGCCGCGTCGTTGATCTCGAAGATGCCGAGGTTCGAGCCGCCCTGGATCGAGAGGAGCACGCCGTGGGCGCCGTCGATGGACGCCTCGAGGAGGGGCGACGCGACGGCCAGCTCGGCGGCCTTGATGGCGCGGTCGGCGCCGCGGGAGGAGCCGATGCCCATGAGAGCGGATCCGGCCCCCTGCATCACGCTCTTGACGTCGGCGAAGTCGAGGTTGATGAGGCCCGGGGTCGTGATGAGGTCGGTGATGCCCTGGACACCGGCGAGGAGCACCTGGTCGGCGGTCTGGAAGGCCTCGACCATCGAGATGCCGCGCTCGGAGATCTCGAGGAGGCGGTCGTTCGGCACCACGATGAGGGTGTCGACCTCTTCCTTCAGCGACGCGACGCCGGCCTCGGCCTGCGCCTGACGGCGTCGACCCTCGAAGCCGAACGGCTTGGTCACGACGCCGATGGTGAGGGCGCCGATCGACTTCGCGATCCTGGCCACCACGGGAGCGCCGCCGGTGCCGGTGCCGCCGCCCTCGCCCGCCGTGACGAAGACCATGTCGGCCCCGGCCAGAGCCTCCTCGATCTCCTCGGCGTGGTCCTCCGCCGCGCGACGGCCGACCTCGGGGTCGGCGCCGGCGCCGAGGCCGCGGGTGAGCTCGCGGCCGACGTCGAGCTTGACGTCGGCGTCGCTGAGCAGCAGCGCCTGGGCGTCGGTGTTGATCGCGATGAACTCGACTCCGCGGAGTCCGAGCTCGATCATGCGGTTGACGGCGTTGACGCCGCCGCCGCCGACGCCGACGACCTTGATCACAGCAAGGTAATTGTGGTTCGTGGTCACGTCCGGCCTCCGCGTGAGATTGCTTGAAAATCTGAGAACACACCGCGGCGCAAA is from Frondihabitans australicus and encodes:
- the ftsZ gene encoding cell division protein FtsZ, encoding MTTNHNYLAVIKVVGVGGGGVNAVNRMIELGLRGVEFIAINTDAQALLLSDADVKLDVGRELTRGLGAGADPEVGRRAAEDHAEEIEEALAGADMVFVTAGEGGGTGTGGAPVVARIAKSIGALTIGVVTKPFGFEGRRRQAQAEAGVASLKEEVDTLIVVPNDRLLEISERGISMVEAFQTADQVLLAGVQGITDLITTPGLINLDFADVKSVMQGAGSALMGIGSSRGADRAIKAAELAVASPLLEASIDGAHGVLLSIQGGSNLGIFEINDAARLVQEAVHPEANIIFGAVIDDTLGDEVRVTVIAAGFDGGEPSTKSEGRRQSFVESEGPATTTVGGVSAIADSGAVPSYQRPDENQAPSPDPVFDDGDDDLDVPDFLK